From a single Helicovermis profundi genomic region:
- a CDS encoding flagellar FlbD family protein, translating to MIALTRLNGKVFILNSDLIEFLEATPDTVISLTTGKKMVVSEEVDEIIEKIVKYKKKIFSL from the coding sequence ATGATTGCTTTAACAAGATTAAATGGAAAAGTATTTATTTTAAATTCTGATTTGATTGAATTTCTTGAAGCTACTCCTGATACTGTTATAAGTTTAACTACTGGCAAAAAAATGGTTGTTTCAGAAGAAGTTGACGAAATAATAGAAAAAATAGTAAAATATAAAAAGAAGATATTTTCATTGTAG
- a CDS encoding TIGR02530 family flagellar biosynthesis protein, whose translation MNNKLNINNNDYIAIKKRINDTNSRSNTIRSNTSSSTSFNDVLKKIEENSNVKFSKHATSRLRSRNISLSENDIKKLNSAVSKAKSKGINDALILMDNKIFIANVKNKTIVTASTENEIKDNVFTNIDGAVIV comes from the coding sequence ATGAATAATAAATTGAATATAAATAATAATGATTACATTGCAATTAAAAAAAGGATAAATGATACTAATAGTAGAAGTAATACTATTAGAAGTAACACTTCTAGCAGTACATCATTTAATGATGTATTAAAAAAAATTGAAGAAAATTCAAATGTTAAATTCTCAAAACATGCTACAAGTAGGCTTAGAAGCAGAAATATTAGTTTATCAGAAAATGATATAAAAAAACTTAATTCTGCTGTGAGTAAAGCAAAATCAAAAGGAATAAACGACGCCCTTATACTTATGGATAACAAAATATTTATTGCGAATGTAAAAAATAAAACAATAGTTACAGCATCAACGGAGAATGAGATTAAAGATAATGTGTTTACAAATATTGATGGTGCGGTAATAGTTTAA
- a CDS encoding flagellar hook protein FlgE: MMRSLFSGVSGLRAHQVRMDVIGNNIANVNTVGFKSSNVQFSEVFSQTVKGAGSPQGGKGGTNPQQIGLGMAVGSINVNHSKGSTQRTDNATDLMVDGNGFFVLSNDANGQNKFYTRAGNFSVDKDGYLVAPNGFKVLDTDQKSVQINQSETKAATASSDMILKGNLNFNDTDYTTTFDVYDSLGDTHSVTVKFEGAPLSSSGKLPMRPSDPRFVDSDANGVDDTGRTSNYSFRKVSFSDGTTTVPDPTAAAPNNELYAMFNENGDVCDFVTLSTPAAITAATVTEGISGNLVLGISGAADITIPIDKSIFYENGDLTKNRVFSQYSQTTDLKAQPTDGNSAGSINSFSISSTGEIVAVFTNGERKTLSTIGLANFDNPTGLMKVGSNLFLDSPNSGTPKFGSPSAGGYGAITPGALEMSNVDLAAEFTNMITTQRGFQANSKIITTSDEMLQELVNLKR; this comes from the coding sequence ATGATGAGATCACTTTTCTCTGGTGTGTCTGGACTTAGAGCACATCAAGTTAGAATGGACGTAATTGGTAATAATATTGCAAATGTTAACACAGTTGGTTTTAAATCTTCTAATGTTCAATTTTCTGAAGTTTTTAGTCAAACTGTTAAAGGTGCTGGTTCTCCACAAGGTGGAAAAGGTGGTACAAATCCACAACAAATTGGACTCGGTATGGCTGTTGGATCAATAAACGTGAATCATTCAAAAGGTTCAACACAAAGAACTGATAATGCAACAGATCTTATGGTTGATGGAAATGGATTTTTTGTCTTATCAAATGATGCTAATGGACAAAATAAATTTTATACAAGAGCAGGTAATTTTAGTGTAGATAAAGACGGATATTTAGTTGCTCCTAATGGATTTAAAGTATTAGATACAGATCAAAAATCGGTTCAAATAAATCAATCTGAAACTAAAGCGGCTACTGCTTCTTCAGATATGATATTGAAAGGAAATCTTAATTTTAATGATACTGATTATACAACTACATTTGATGTATATGATAGTCTTGGAGATACACACTCTGTAACGGTTAAATTTGAAGGTGCACCCCTTTCATCAAGTGGTAAACTACCTATGAGACCAAGTGACCCTAGATTTGTAGATTCGGACGCAAATGGAGTAGACGATACAGGAAGAACAAGCAATTATTCTTTTAGAAAAGTTTCATTTTCAGATGGAACAACAACTGTTCCAGATCCTACAGCAGCAGCACCAAATAACGAACTTTATGCTATGTTTAATGAAAATGGGGATGTTTGTGATTTCGTTACACTTTCAACACCAGCTGCTATAACTGCTGCAACTGTTACAGAAGGAATTTCAGGAAATTTAGTTTTGGGAATTTCAGGAGCTGCTGATATTACTATTCCAATCGATAAATCTATTTTTTATGAAAATGGTGATTTAACAAAAAATAGAGTGTTTTCTCAGTATTCACAAACAACAGATTTAAAAGCTCAACCTACTGATGGAAATAGCGCAGGAAGCATTAATTCTTTTAGTATTTCATCTACTGGCGAAATAGTAGCTGTCTTTACAAATGGGGAAAGAAAAACGCTTTCTACAATTGGTCTTGCTAATTTTGATAATCCTACTGGACTTATGAAAGTTGGAAGTAATTTATTCTTAGATTCACCAAACTCTGGTACTCCAAAATTTGGTTCTCCGTCTGCTGGCGGATATGGAGCAATTACACCAGGTGCACTTGAAATGTCAAATGTTGATTTAGCAGCAGAATTTACAAATATGATTACAACTCAAAGAGGATTTCAAGCAAACTCTAAAATAATAACAACTTCTGATGAAATGCTTCAGGAACTTGTTAATCTTAAAAGATAA
- a CDS encoding flagellar hook capping FlgD N-terminal domain-containing protein, with amino-acid sequence MAQGISGVLTNDNKTVLDQIKNDVLNKRKVKNQTLDKDAFLKILTTQLSTQDPLSPMKDNEFMGQMAQFSALESTNQLVDISDKNLSKTDSLVAEVKLLNENISGLVSNLSKNTTNSDMLTSQTNLNNTNENILNELIKLNKAFEAYGINENTTN; translated from the coding sequence ATGGCTCAAGGTATTTCGGGAGTACTAACGAATGATAATAAAACAGTATTAGATCAAATTAAAAACGATGTATTGAATAAAAGAAAAGTTAAAAATCAAACATTAGATAAAGATGCGTTTTTAAAAATTCTTACTACTCAGTTATCTACACAAGATCCTCTTAGTCCAATGAAAGATAATGAATTTATGGGTCAAATGGCTCAATTTAGCGCTTTAGAATCTACTAATCAACTTGTTGATATTTCAGACAAGAATTTATCAAAAACTGATTCTTTGGTAGCTGAAGTTAAATTATTAAATGAAAACATTAGTGGTTTAGTTTCAAATTTGAGTAAAAATACTACTAATTCAGATATGTTAACTTCACAGACGAATCTTAATAACACGAATGAAAATATACTAAATGAGTTGATAAAGTTAAATAAAGCTTTTGAAGCATATGGAATTAATGAAAATACTACTAATTAG